The proteins below come from a single Rhizobium tropici CIAT 899 genomic window:
- a CDS encoding capsule biosynthesis protein, whose product MQQVISKAILASTILLLVIPNIASVYYFTGVASDQYQSETRFTVRTSTPALGGNQITKVTGLPPAQIVQNTLIVTNFIKSKDMVAALEEKVDFQKIYGNDSIDRIARLKKDASSEKLLDYWEDMVSVKIDANSGIVTVKARAFTAADAQKVLHQVVAASEVVVNDVNTRIWRDVIATAQANLDNAKDQLQKARDKLLIARNQTGVLSVEGSSTVITNLISSVQKERIDLQQKYDALLGTVSADAPQMRVLKREIDSRQKQIDQLNSQVAGQNKSEQNLADVSVDMSQRELEQSLAEQQFATSMKTLEQVKFVSKQQLLYLDTFLAPSLPDEAEYPQRALWIGGILGVTILAWGAVFGILANLRNRLA is encoded by the coding sequence ATGCAGCAAGTCATCAGCAAGGCCATCCTGGCATCGACCATTCTGCTGCTTGTCATCCCCAATATTGCTTCGGTCTATTACTTCACCGGCGTCGCATCCGATCAGTATCAATCCGAGACGCGTTTTACGGTCCGCACATCTACGCCGGCACTCGGGGGTAATCAGATTACCAAGGTGACCGGTCTGCCGCCGGCACAGATCGTGCAAAATACCCTGATCGTCACCAATTTCATCAAGAGCAAGGACATGGTTGCCGCTCTTGAGGAAAAGGTCGATTTTCAAAAGATCTATGGGAACGACTCGATCGACCGGATCGCGCGCCTGAAAAAAGATGCAAGTTCGGAAAAGCTGCTCGATTATTGGGAAGACATGGTCTCGGTCAAGATCGATGCGAATAGCGGCATCGTGACGGTCAAGGCGCGCGCTTTCACGGCAGCCGACGCCCAGAAGGTGCTACATCAGGTTGTGGCGGCGTCCGAAGTCGTGGTCAACGATGTCAACACCCGCATCTGGCGGGACGTTATAGCGACCGCTCAGGCGAACCTGGACAATGCAAAGGATCAGCTGCAGAAAGCGCGGGACAAGCTTTTGATTGCGCGCAACCAGACCGGCGTCCTCAGCGTCGAGGGATCGTCGACCGTTATCACGAACCTGATCTCGTCCGTTCAGAAGGAAAGAATAGATCTTCAGCAGAAATATGATGCGCTTCTTGGAACGGTCTCCGCCGATGCACCGCAGATGCGCGTGCTCAAACGCGAGATCGACAGTAGGCAGAAGCAGATCGATCAGCTGAACAGCCAAGTCGCTGGGCAGAACAAATCAGAACAGAATCTCGCGGATGTTTCCGTGGATATGTCACAGCGCGAATTGGAGCAGAGCCTTGCCGAGCAGCAATTCGCCACGAGCATGAAGACGCTCGAACAGGTCAAGTTCGTGAGCAAGCAGCAGCTGCTCTACCTCGATACGTTCCTGGCACCCAGCCTGCCCGACGAGGCGGAGTATCCGCAGCGGGCGCTCTGGATTGGCGGAATTTTGGGCGTGACGATCCTTGCCTGGGGTGCTGTTTTCGGCATTCTCGCCAATCTTCGCAATCGTCTGGCCTAG